One window of the Shewanella cyperi genome contains the following:
- the lysS gene encoding lysine--tRNA ligase, with the protein MTEQIQDENKLIAERRAKLEHIRPNCPASGHPNTFRRKHKAAELQAQFGDKTKEELEALGFKTAIAGRVMAKRGPFLVIQDVSGRIQAYAEKSVQADLKERYAGLDIGDIIGVEGTLHLSGKGDLYVNMEQYQLLTKALRPLPEKFHGLTDQETRYRQRYVDLIVNEDSRNAFMMRSKVIAAIRNFMVSKEFMEVETPMMHVIPGGASARPFVTHHNALDIQMFLRIAPELYLKRLVVGGFERVFEINRNFRNEGLSPRHNPEFTMMEFYMAYADYNDLIDLTEEMLSSIAKELLGDTKLPYGEHTIDFGGPYARMTMLEAIKHYNPNNATIQGMSYENVKDLEFMRALAKDVGVEYEKFWSCGQLLEEIFGETAEPKLMQPTFITGYPADISPLARRNDENDFITDRFEFFIGGREVANGFSELNDAEDQDRRFKAQVEAKDAGDDEAMFYDADYITALEHGLPPTAGQGIGIDRLVMLFTNTHTIRDVILFPAMRPQG; encoded by the coding sequence ATGACTGAACAAATCCAAGATGAGAACAAGCTCATTGCCGAGCGTCGCGCCAAGTTGGAGCACATTCGCCCCAACTGCCCAGCCAGTGGTCACCCGAACACCTTCCGTCGTAAACACAAGGCCGCCGAACTGCAGGCTCAATTTGGTGACAAGACCAAGGAAGAGCTGGAGGCCCTGGGCTTCAAGACCGCCATCGCCGGCCGTGTGATGGCCAAGCGTGGTCCCTTCCTGGTTATTCAGGACGTGTCCGGTCGCATCCAGGCCTACGCCGAAAAGAGCGTCCAGGCCGATCTGAAAGAGCGTTATGCCGGTCTCGACATAGGTGACATTATCGGTGTCGAAGGCACGCTGCACCTGTCCGGCAAGGGCGATCTGTACGTCAACATGGAACAATACCAGCTGCTGACCAAGGCCCTGCGCCCGTTGCCGGAGAAGTTCCACGGTCTGACCGATCAGGAAACCCGTTACCGTCAACGCTACGTTGACCTTATCGTCAACGAAGACTCACGCAACGCCTTTATGATGCGCTCCAAGGTGATCGCCGCCATACGCAACTTCATGGTGAGCAAGGAATTCATGGAAGTGGAAACCCCCATGATGCACGTGATCCCGGGTGGCGCCTCGGCCCGTCCGTTCGTGACCCACCACAACGCCCTCGACATCCAGATGTTCCTGCGTATCGCCCCCGAGCTGTACCTCAAGCGTCTGGTGGTGGGTGGTTTCGAGCGCGTATTTGAGATCAACCGTAACTTCCGTAACGAAGGTCTGTCGCCACGCCATAACCCTGAATTCACCATGATGGAATTCTATATGGCCTACGCCGACTACAACGATCTGATCGATCTGACCGAGGAAATGCTCTCCAGCATCGCCAAGGAACTGCTGGGCGACACCAAGCTGCCCTACGGCGAGCACACCATAGACTTCGGTGGTCCTTACGCCCGTATGACCATGCTGGAAGCCATCAAGCACTACAACCCCAACAACGCCACCATCCAGGGCATGAGCTACGAGAACGTCAAAGATCTCGAATTCATGCGCGCCCTGGCCAAGGACGTGGGTGTAGAGTACGAGAAGTTCTGGAGCTGTGGTCAGCTGCTGGAAGAGATCTTCGGTGAAACCGCCGAGCCCAAGCTGATGCAGCCCACCTTCATCACCGGCTACCCCGCGGACATTTCACCGCTGGCGCGCCGTAACGATGAAAACGACTTCATCACCGACCGCTTCGAGTTCTTCATCGGCGGCCGTGAAGTGGCCAACGGCTTCAGTGAGCTCAACGACGCCGAAGATCAGGACCGTCGCTTTAAGGCCCAGGTGGAAGCCAAGGACGCAGGTGACGACGAAGCCATGTTCTACGACGCCGACTACATCACCGCCCTGGAACACGGCCTGCCACCAACAGCGGGTCAGGGGATTGGTATCGACCGTCTGGTGATGTTGTTTACCAACACCCACACCATTCGTGACGTGATCCTGTTCCCGGCCATGAGGCCACAGGGGTAA
- a CDS encoding ExbD/TolR family protein: MAFKKYLRTKDDLVVDMTPMLDIVFILLIFFIITSAFVDTSGFDYNKSRQSLFSKEKSSVISISVSKAGLVRMKGRLIDIQSVTANTQSMLADMPGASVVIEAERETLHGVVIQVLDNVKMAGVSRVSISESME; the protein is encoded by the coding sequence ATGGCATTTAAAAAATACCTGAGAACCAAAGACGATCTCGTGGTGGATATGACCCCCATGCTGGATATAGTGTTTATTTTGTTGATATTTTTTATTATCACCTCCGCCTTTGTCGATACCTCCGGCTTTGACTACAACAAATCCAGGCAGAGTTTGTTTTCCAAAGAAAAGAGCAGCGTCATCTCCATTAGCGTCAGCAAAGCGGGTCTGGTCAGAATGAAGGGCCGACTCATTGATATTCAAAGTGTCACGGCCAATACCCAGAGCATGCTCGCAGACATGCCCGGCGCCTCAGTGGTGATAGAGGCCGAAAGGGAAACCCTGCATGGCGTGGTTATTCAGGTATTGGATAATGTCAAAATGGCCGGTGTGTCCAGGGTGTCCATATCTGAATCCATGGAGTGA
- a CDS encoding GYF domain-containing protein: MKNWFFSHDGELSGPFTQAEALAFVPGNPSSYGWHPSLSQWLPVSHIGEFASLVTPPESPAQIPQALIDDFTDKRLALTDKIVEMDEAIKFSKTYLYELEQEINIYKRLTHKMSDEVRSNISSIEDKYHGYQKVLEELIQAMAEAKTELAGVITEFDQRLEARAKDQAFVPAPPQVKLELAAVPSAAVITEAVMPDPIQETVIPEALDPVPVAKAPPVATQVATAVASTMATVEPVFTTLVSVDPVAAKPQVIDPVPAKPAVLDPVATQAMDPVAAKPADPVAAKPRSLDPVAAKPTSWNPAPLAPISLDPVASRSGSLDPVATKGGMLDKLAVASSANVSLDPQPIKPSRSASKATPRVDMEELVADLVPKKSQQKIDNTQFSADEDQDKAAAKPEAPAKLQAVTSILKSVFKKTEADSQPNAESPVSLAHSNDELDDHDELYELDEHEDHDEHDDDQLEAGTGTGGKREITADSAGRMRRRSRRRR, encoded by the coding sequence ACACGATGGTGAGTTGAGTGGACCTTTTACCCAAGCCGAGGCTTTGGCCTTTGTGCCCGGCAACCCAAGCAGCTATGGCTGGCATCCCTCATTGAGCCAATGGCTGCCCGTCAGCCATATAGGTGAATTTGCGTCGCTGGTGACGCCCCCCGAGTCCCCGGCGCAGATCCCCCAGGCCCTGATCGATGACTTCACCGACAAAAGGCTGGCATTAACAGATAAAATCGTCGAGATGGATGAGGCAATCAAATTCTCCAAGACTTATCTGTATGAGCTGGAGCAGGAGATCAACATCTACAAGCGCCTGACCCATAAGATGAGTGATGAAGTCCGCAGCAATATCAGCAGCATCGAAGACAAGTATCACGGCTACCAAAAGGTACTTGAAGAGCTGATCCAGGCCATGGCGGAAGCCAAAACCGAATTGGCCGGTGTCATCACCGAGTTCGACCAACGCCTGGAAGCCAGGGCAAAAGATCAGGCCTTTGTGCCAGCGCCGCCCCAGGTCAAACTGGAGCTGGCCGCTGTGCCAAGCGCAGCTGTTATAACTGAAGCCGTGATGCCGGACCCAATTCAGGAAACCGTGATACCGGAAGCCCTTGACCCGGTCCCGGTAGCCAAGGCGCCACCTGTGGCCACTCAGGTAGCGACCGCCGTTGCCAGCACCATGGCAACCGTTGAGCCAGTGTTCACCACCCTGGTCTCGGTTGACCCAGTGGCAGCCAAGCCCCAGGTCATAGATCCCGTGCCTGCCAAGCCGGCCGTGCTCGATCCCGTGGCCACCCAGGCCATGGATCCTGTCGCCGCCAAACCGGCGGATCCCGTCGCGGCCAAACCGCGCTCGCTGGATCCAGTCGCCGCCAAGCCAACCTCCTGGAATCCTGCGCCCCTGGCGCCTATCTCCCTGGATCCCGTTGCCAGCCGTTCCGGCTCTTTGGATCCCGTGGCGACCAAGGGAGGCATGTTGGATAAGCTGGCCGTGGCCAGTTCGGCCAACGTGTCCTTGGATCCCCAGCCAATCAAGCCCTCACGCTCAGCCTCAAAGGCCACCCCAAGGGTGGACATGGAGGAGTTGGTTGCTGATCTGGTGCCAAAAAAGTCGCAGCAGAAAATTGATAACACTCAATTTTCTGCCGACGAAGACCAGGATAAGGCCGCAGCCAAACCCGAGGCTCCGGCCAAATTGCAGGCGGTCACCAGCATACTGAAATCCGTGTTCAAAAAGACCGAGGCCGACAGCCAGCCCAACGCCGAGTCACCCGTGTCACTGGCCCACAGCAATGACGAGCTGGACGATCATGACGAGCTTTATGAACTTGATGAACATGAGGATCATGATGAGCACGACGACGACCAGCTGGAAGCGGGTACGGGCACAGGCGGCAAGCGTGAAATCACCGCCGACAGCGCCGGCCGCATGCGCCGCCGCAGCAGAAGGCGCCGTTAA